One genomic region from Pseudoduganella lutea encodes:
- a CDS encoding YceI family protein gives MRGPSAPAPSAPSAPSASSASSFPAPAQPADPFADLLAGRTSGTASNPVLRIADDALIAVTVRRGGALARLGHDHVVAARRIDGRVDPAAGLAVLRFRLDEMTVDEAALRSEAGLTTQPSADAIAGTRVNMLTKVLDAQTFPFVEVRAQRTGVAGAVQADITLHGVTRRYTVPAALDTTPPGLTARGTLVLKQTDFGITPFSVMGGAMAVQDALEIRFVLPARPAVPEAVR, from the coding sequence GTGCGGGGCCCTTCCGCGCCCGCTCCTTCCGCTCCTTCCGCGCCTTCCGCATCTTCCGCTTCTTCCTTCCCTGCCCCGGCGCAGCCGGCCGATCCGTTCGCCGACCTGCTCGCCGGCCGGACGTCCGGCACGGCTTCCAACCCTGTTCTGCGCATCGCCGACGATGCGCTGATCGCGGTGACGGTGCGCCGCGGCGGCGCGCTGGCCCGGCTCGGTCACGACCACGTGGTGGCGGCGCGGCGCATCGATGGCCGCGTCGATCCGGCAGCCGGGCTGGCCGTGCTGCGCTTTCGCCTCGACGAGATGACGGTCGATGAAGCGGCACTGCGCAGCGAAGCGGGGCTGACGACACAGCCTTCGGCCGATGCGATCGCCGGCACCCGCGTCAACATGCTGACGAAGGTGCTCGATGCGCAAACCTTTCCCTTCGTCGAAGTGCGCGCGCAGCGAACGGGCGTTGCCGGCGCCGTGCAGGCGGACATCACGCTGCACGGCGTGACGCGCCGCTACACCGTGCCCGCGGCGCTCGACACCACCCCACCCGGCCTCACCGCGCGCGGCACGCTGGTACTGAAACAGACCGACTTCGGCATCACACCCTTTTCCGTGATGGGCGGCGCGATGGCCGTGCAGGATGCGCTGGAGATCCGATTCGTGCTGCCGGCTCGCCCGGCGGTGCCGGAAGCGGTACGATAG
- a CDS encoding HAMP domain-containing protein: protein MNDMTELPEELDLKLILQTLMALKKGDFSARMPSDWTGVSGKIADTLNDIIETNDRIVKSVTEVSRVVGREGRLTQRASVSNVSGGWATIISATNTLIDDLVRPTTEMARVIGAVAKGDLSQTMALEVDGHPLKGQYLRAATTANTMVEQLLSFSSEVTRVAREVGTEGKLGGQAQVKGVAGTWKDLTDSVNSMAGNLTSQVRNIAEVTTAVANGDLSKKITVDVRGEILQLKDTINVMVDQLRSFASEVTRVAREVGTEGKLGGQAYVPGVGGTWKDLTDNVNFMASNLTGQVRNIAAVTTAVANGDLSKKITVDVKGEILELKNTINVMVDQLSSFASEVTRVAREVGTEGKLGGQAQVKGVAGTWKDLTDSVNSMAGNLTGQVRNIADVTTAVANGDLSKKITVDVKGEILELKNTINVMVDQLNSFASEVTRVAREVGTEGKLGGQANVPGVAGTWKDLTENVNQLAGNLTGQVRNIAEVTTAVANGDLSKKITVDVKGEILELKNTINVMVDQLSSFASEVTRVAREVGTEGKLGGQAYVPGVGGTWKDLTDNVNFMASNLTGQVRNIAAVTTAVARGDLSKKITVDVKGEILELKDTINVMVDQLSSFASEVTRVAREVGTEGKLGGQANVPGVAGTWKDLTENVNQLAANLTNQMRAIGEVATAVTRGDLSRSIQVEARGEVSYLKDNINEMIRNLKETTQKNAQQDWLKTNLARFTRLLQGQRDLQAVTKLILSELAPLVSAHHGVFYMMDSQMDDARLRMIASYGYRSSRKVPTSFLPGEGLVGQCALEKVRIWLTDVPRDYIVVSSGLGSAPPTNIVVLPILFEQQVKAVIEIASLDRFTETHLSFLDQLMESIGVVLNTIEANSRTESLLTQSQSLAQELQQTNQELAEKARLLSEQNIEVERKNREVEQAKLALEEKATQLALSSKYKSEFLANMSHELRTPLNSLLILAQQLGDNPEGNLSGKQVEFAKTIHGSGSDLLTLINDILDLSKIESGTVTLDVSEYRFANLRNYVDRTFRHMAEAKHLGFNVALKDNLPASLMTDTTRLQQVLKNLLSNAFKFTSHGQVSLDIGLVDNGWSPDNPSLASADAVLAFSVKDTGVGIASDKLQLIFEAFQQADGSTARKYGGTGLGLSISRELARLLGGEIRVESTVGSGSTFTLYLPYNRAGFIAIDQPRPATLRAVPMPPKVIYSAPPADEFAADPASLATGDTDAEAETYGATLDDRGLTAPGDPSVLIIEDDERFAKIVLEFAREKNFKGIVTVQGDSALSLARDYVPSAILLDLDLPDIDGFTVLDRLKRDPGTRHIPVHVMSASRERERALRSGAISFMNKPVSKEALVEQFARIQKFLLGGKRSLLVVDDEPGQRDAIVTLIGATDVDITAVGTGEEALAALRTSHFDCMVLDLTLPDISGFDLLDLIGKDLTLRDLPVVINTAKDLNRREVAKLKRYAKTIVIKDARSPERLLDETALFLHRSHASLPEPQRRMLEQVHAQDSGLAGRKVLIVDDDLRNIFALSSLLEREQMQVSFAENGRDGIEVLERDPTIEIVLMDIMMPEMDGYDTMRAIRRIPKFKSLPIITLTAKAMKGDRDKCIAAGASDYITKPVDVAQLLSLMRVWLH from the coding sequence ATGAACGACATGACCGAACTGCCCGAGGAACTGGATCTGAAGCTGATCCTGCAAACCCTGATGGCATTGAAAAAAGGCGATTTCTCGGCGCGCATGCCGTCCGACTGGACCGGCGTTTCCGGCAAGATCGCCGACACGCTGAACGACATCATCGAAACCAACGACCGGATCGTGAAGTCGGTCACCGAGGTCTCGCGCGTGGTGGGCCGCGAAGGCCGGCTGACGCAGCGGGCCTCCGTCAGCAACGTGTCCGGCGGCTGGGCCACGATCATCAGCGCGACCAACACGCTGATCGATGACCTGGTGCGCCCCACCACCGAGATGGCGCGCGTGATCGGCGCCGTGGCGAAGGGCGACCTGTCGCAGACGATGGCGCTGGAAGTGGACGGCCATCCGCTGAAGGGCCAGTACCTGCGCGCCGCCACCACCGCCAACACGATGGTGGAGCAATTGCTGTCGTTCTCGTCCGAGGTCACGCGCGTGGCGCGCGAAGTCGGTACCGAAGGCAAGCTGGGTGGCCAGGCGCAGGTGAAGGGCGTGGCCGGCACGTGGAAGGATTTGACGGACTCGGTGAACTCGATGGCCGGCAACCTGACGTCCCAGGTGCGCAATATCGCCGAGGTGACGACGGCGGTGGCGAACGGCGACCTGTCGAAGAAGATCACGGTGGACGTGCGCGGCGAGATCCTGCAACTGAAGGACACCATCAACGTGATGGTGGACCAGTTGCGTTCCTTTGCTTCCGAAGTGACGCGCGTGGCCCGCGAGGTCGGTACCGAGGGCAAGCTGGGCGGCCAGGCCTATGTGCCCGGCGTGGGCGGCACGTGGAAGGACTTGACCGATAACGTGAACTTCATGGCGTCGAACCTCACGGGCCAGGTGAGGAACATCGCGGCGGTGACGACCGCCGTGGCGAACGGCGACCTGTCCAAGAAGATCACGGTGGACGTGAAGGGCGAGATCCTCGAGCTGAAGAACACGATCAACGTGATGGTCGACCAGCTGTCTTCCTTTGCTTCCGAAGTGACGCGCGTGGCGCGTGAAGTCGGTACCGAAGGCAAGCTGGGTGGCCAGGCGCAGGTGAAGGGCGTGGCCGGCACGTGGAAGGACTTGACCGACTCGGTAAACTCGATGGCGGGCAACCTGACCGGCCAGGTGCGGAACATCGCGGACGTGACGACGGCCGTGGCCAACGGCGACCTGTCGAAGAAGATCACGGTGGACGTGAAGGGCGAGATCCTCGAACTGAAGAACACCATCAACGTGATGGTCGACCAGTTGAACTCCTTTGCATCGGAAGTGACCCGCGTGGCACGCGAAGTCGGCACCGAAGGCAAGCTGGGTGGCCAGGCGAACGTGCCCGGCGTGGCAGGCACGTGGAAGGACCTGACGGAAAACGTGAACCAGCTGGCCGGCAACCTGACGGGCCAGGTGAGGAACATCGCCGAGGTGACCACCGCCGTGGCGAACGGCGACCTGTCCAAGAAGATCACGGTCGACGTGAAGGGCGAAATCCTCGAACTGAAGAACACCATCAACGTGATGGTCGACCAGCTGTCTTCCTTCGCGTCCGAGGTCACGCGCGTGGCGCGTGAAGTCGGTACCGAAGGCAAGCTGGGCGGCCAGGCCTACGTGCCCGGCGTGGGCGGCACGTGGAAGGATTTGACCGACAACGTGAACTTCATGGCGTCGAACCTGACCGGCCAGGTCAGGAACATCGCGGCGGTGACCACCGCCGTGGCGCGTGGCGACCTGTCGAAGAAGATCACGGTGGACGTGAAGGGCGAGATCCTGGAACTGAAGGACACGATCAACGTGATGGTCGACCAGCTGTCGTCGTTCGCCTCCGAAGTGACGCGGGTGGCGCGCGAGGTGGGTACCGAGGGCAAGCTGGGTGGCCAGGCCAATGTGCCCGGCGTGGCCGGCACGTGGAAGGACCTGACCGAAAACGTGAACCAGCTGGCGGCGAACCTGACGAACCAGATGCGCGCGATCGGCGAAGTGGCAACGGCGGTGACGCGCGGCGACCTGTCGCGCTCCATCCAGGTGGAAGCGCGCGGCGAAGTCTCGTACCTGAAGGACAACATCAACGAGATGATCCGCAACCTGAAGGAAACCACGCAGAAAAACGCGCAGCAGGACTGGCTGAAGACCAACCTGGCGCGCTTCACGCGACTGCTGCAGGGCCAGCGCGACCTGCAGGCGGTGACGAAGCTGATCCTCTCGGAGCTGGCGCCGCTCGTGTCGGCGCACCACGGCGTGTTCTACATGATGGATTCGCAGATGGACGATGCGCGGCTGCGCATGATCGCCAGCTATGGGTACCGGTCCAGCCGCAAGGTGCCCACGTCATTCCTGCCGGGCGAAGGGCTGGTGGGCCAGTGCGCGCTGGAGAAGGTGCGCATCTGGCTGACCGACGTGCCGCGCGACTACATCGTCGTCTCGAGCGGCCTGGGTTCGGCGCCGCCAACGAATATCGTCGTGCTGCCGATCCTGTTCGAGCAGCAGGTCAAGGCGGTGATTGAAATCGCCTCGCTGGACCGGTTCACCGAAACCCACCTCTCCTTCCTCGACCAGCTGATGGAATCGATTGGCGTGGTGCTGAACACGATCGAGGCGAACAGCCGCACGGAATCCCTGCTGACGCAGTCGCAGTCGCTGGCGCAGGAACTGCAGCAGACCAACCAGGAGCTGGCGGAAAAGGCGCGCCTGCTGTCCGAGCAGAACATCGAGGTGGAACGCAAGAACCGCGAGGTGGAACAGGCCAAGCTGGCGCTGGAGGAAAAGGCGACCCAGCTGGCGCTGTCGTCGAAATACAAGTCCGAGTTCCTGGCCAATATGTCGCACGAACTGCGCACGCCGCTGAACTCCCTGCTGATCCTGGCACAGCAGCTGGGCGACAACCCGGAAGGCAACCTGTCGGGCAAGCAGGTGGAATTCGCGAAGACGATCCACGGCTCCGGCTCCGACCTGCTCACGCTGATCAACGACATCCTCGACCTGTCCAAGATCGAATCGGGCACCGTCACGCTGGATGTGTCCGAATACCGTTTCGCCAACCTGCGCAACTACGTGGACCGCACGTTCCGCCACATGGCCGAAGCCAAGCACCTCGGCTTCAACGTGGCGCTGAAGGACAACCTGCCCGCCTCGTTGATGACGGACACGACGCGCCTGCAGCAGGTGCTGAAGAACCTGCTGTCGAACGCGTTCAAGTTCACCTCGCATGGCCAGGTATCGCTCGATATCGGCCTGGTCGACAACGGCTGGAGCCCGGACAACCCGAGCCTGGCCAGTGCCGACGCGGTGCTCGCGTTCTCCGTGAAGGATACCGGCGTCGGCATCGCCTCGGACAAGCTGCAGCTGATCTTCGAAGCGTTCCAGCAGGCCGACGGGTCCACCGCCCGCAAGTATGGCGGCACGGGCCTGGGCCTGTCGATCTCGCGCGAGCTGGCACGCCTGCTGGGTGGCGAGATCCGCGTCGAATCGACAGTGGGCAGCGGTTCCACCTTCACCCTGTACCTGCCGTACAACCGCGCCGGCTTCATCGCCATCGACCAGCCGCGCCCGGCCACGCTGCGCGCCGTGCCGATGCCGCCGAAAGTGATCTACTCGGCGCCACCGGCCGACGAGTTCGCGGCCGATCCGGCCAGCCTGGCCACGGGCGATACGGATGCGGAGGCCGAGACCTACGGCGCCACGCTGGATGACCGGGGCCTGACCGCGCCGGGCGACCCGTCGGTGCTGATCATCGAGGACGATGAACGCTTCGCCAAGATCGTGCTGGAATTTGCCCGCGAAAAGAACTTCAAGGGCATCGTCACCGTGCAGGGCGATTCAGCACTGTCGCTGGCGCGCGACTACGTGCCGTCGGCGATCCTGCTCGACCTCGACCTGCCCGACATCGACGGCTTCACGGTGCTGGACCGGCTCAAGCGCGATCCCGGCACGCGGCACATCCCCGTGCACGTGATGTCCGCGTCGCGCGAGCGCGAACGGGCGCTGCGTTCCGGCGCGATCTCGTTCATGAACAAGCCCGTCAGCAAGGAAGCGCTGGTCGAGCAGTTCGCGCGGATCCAGAAGTTTCTGCTGGGCGGCAAGCGCAGCCTGCTCGTCGTCGACGACGAGCCGGGCCAGCGCGACGCGATCGTGACGCTGATCGGCGCCACCGACGTGGACATCACGGCCGTCGGCACCGGCGAGGAAGCGCTGGCGGCATTGCGCACCAGTCATTTCGACTGCATGGTGCTGGACCTGACGCTGCCCGACATTTCCGGCTTCGACCTGCTCGATCTCATCGGCAAGGACCTCACACTGCGCGACCTGCCGGTGGTGATCAATACCGCCAAGGACCTGAACCGCCGCGAAGTGGCCAAGCTGAAACGCTACGCCAAGACCATCGTCATCAAGGATGCCCGGTCGCCCGAGCGCCTGCTGGACGAAACGGCGCTGTTCCTGCACCGCTCGCACGCCAGCCTGCCGGAACCGCAGCGGCGCATGCTCGAACAGGTGCACGCGCAGGATTCCGGCCTGGCCGGGCGCAAGGTGCTGATCGTCGACGACGACCTGCGCAACATCTTCGCCCTGTCCTCGCTGCTCGAGCGGGAGCAGATGCAGGTATCGTTCGCCGAAAACGGCCGCGATGGCATCGAGGTGCTGGAGCGCGATCCGACGATCGAGATCGTGCTGATGGATATCATGATGCCGGAGATGGATGGCTATGACACGATGCGGGCAATCCGCCGCATTCCGAAATTCAAGTCACTGCCCATCATCACGTTGACGGCGAAGGCCATGAAGGGCGACCGCGACAAGTGCATCGCCGCCGGCGCCTCCGACTACATCACCAAGCCGGTCGATGTGGCCCAGCTGCTGTCGCTGATGCGCGTGTGGTTGCACTGA
- a CDS encoding chromate transporter, translating into MSADVVSQPLQIALAWHDWLDLFVHYLVISLMSVGGTIATTAEMHRYLVEQHGWLTQTQFNDSIAIAQAAPGPNVLFVALMGWNVGLNAGSYAAAVLGVVVTMVGALLPSSVLMLLAANWGHRNRELRLVRAFKQGMAPLVIAMLVSTGIILGSANGNFATDWPLYAVSVAAALVIWRTRIHLLWLLAAGALLGALGWL; encoded by the coding sequence ATGAGCGCCGACGTCGTTTCGCAACCGCTCCAGATTGCCCTGGCGTGGCACGACTGGCTCGACCTGTTCGTCCATTACCTGGTGATTTCGCTGATGTCGGTGGGCGGCACGATCGCCACCACCGCGGAAATGCACCGTTACCTCGTCGAGCAGCATGGCTGGCTCACGCAGACGCAATTCAACGATTCGATCGCGATCGCCCAGGCAGCCCCCGGCCCGAACGTGCTGTTCGTGGCGCTGATGGGATGGAACGTGGGCCTGAACGCGGGCAGCTATGCCGCCGCGGTGCTCGGCGTGGTGGTGACCATGGTCGGCGCCCTGCTGCCGTCCAGCGTGCTGATGCTGCTGGCGGCGAACTGGGGCCACCGCAACCGCGAGTTGCGCCTCGTCCGCGCCTTCAAGCAGGGCATGGCGCCGCTCGTGATCGCGATGCTGGTCTCAACCGGCATCATCCTCGGCAGCGCGAACGGCAACTTCGCCACCGACTGGCCGCTGTACGCGGTATCGGTGGCGGCGGCGCTCGTGATCTGGCGCACCCGCATCCATTTATTGTGGCTGCTGGCGGCGGGCGCCCTGCTCGGCGCCCTGGGCTGGCTGTAG
- a CDS encoding CheR family methyltransferase, which produces MVALMAAHRWARTQAQTGPASGTFVERRHVPAPEVEALELALLLEAVAQRFGFDFRSHDQAAVKRKLHGLMARRGLRTISQLQDRVLHDGAASSALLRALGVAPASMFDDPDEATQLLAVAGQCLPGAPLPKVWLADCAGAEQAWTAAVLLAERQLLWRTEIHATVPSDELLEEALTASIPLDKMGDYQRCYERAGGSGRLSEYFHLEHGRMVPVPQLKSRIIWSQYNLVTDSSFNEFQLILCRRALPDFGPLLRRRVLRLFHDSLAVLGVLGIDRELDADDLPAGEYCRMIAGQSWYKRIA; this is translated from the coding sequence GTGGTTGCACTGATGGCGGCGCACCGCTGGGCGCGCACCCAGGCACAGACGGGCCCGGCGAGTGGAACGTTCGTGGAGCGCCGGCACGTGCCGGCCCCGGAAGTGGAAGCGCTGGAACTGGCGCTGCTGCTCGAAGCCGTGGCACAGCGCTTCGGTTTCGATTTCCGCAGCCACGACCAGGCCGCCGTCAAGCGCAAGCTGCACGGCCTGATGGCACGGCGTGGCCTGCGCACGATCTCGCAGTTGCAGGACCGCGTGCTGCACGACGGGGCCGCGTCGAGCGCCCTGCTGCGTGCGCTGGGCGTGGCGCCGGCCTCGATGTTCGACGATCCCGACGAAGCGACGCAGTTGCTGGCCGTGGCCGGGCAATGCCTGCCCGGCGCGCCGCTGCCGAAAGTGTGGCTGGCCGATTGCGCCGGCGCCGAGCAGGCCTGGACGGCGGCCGTGCTGCTGGCCGAGCGCCAGCTGCTGTGGCGCACGGAAATCCACGCGACGGTCCCCAGCGACGAACTGCTCGAGGAAGCGCTGACCGCCTCGATCCCGCTGGACAAGATGGGGGACTACCAGCGCTGCTACGAACGGGCCGGCGGCAGCGGCCGGCTGTCCGAGTATTTTCACCTCGAGCACGGCCGGATGGTGCCCGTACCGCAGCTGAAAAGCCGCATCATCTGGTCGCAATACAATCTCGTCACCGATTCCTCGTTCAACGAATTCCAGCTGATTCTCTGCCGCCGCGCCCTGCCCGATTTCGGCCCGCTGTTGCGGCGGCGCGTGCTGCGCCTGTTTCACGACAGCCTGGCCGTGCTGGGCGTGCTCGGCATCGACCGCGAACTCGATGCCGACGACCTGCCGGCCGGCGAGTATTGCCGCATGATCGCGGGGCAATCCTGGTACAAGCGGATCGCCTGA
- a CDS encoding phosphohydrolase — protein sequence MPSGKRLDLLDPTPFDWEDADLALGLARTYRWGGHSAWPLPLSVAQHSLTVLQLRRNAAGAPLDPVTALRELLHDAEEGLLGFDCISVLKPFLGTAFRDLTQRLEQAVFLRYGLPAWTSAAYLAHKRADRLAAASEAVHAVGWSPDEVRRTLKIRMRPLVDDPLHPLYGGTPWEPWPPTLAAERFLEELLRLKQSIT from the coding sequence ATGCCGTCCGGCAAGCGCCTCGACTTGCTGGACCCCACCCCGTTCGATTGGGAAGATGCCGACCTGGCCCTGGGCCTGGCGCGCACCTACCGCTGGGGCGGCCATTCGGCCTGGCCCTTGCCCCTGTCGGTCGCCCAGCATTCGCTGACGGTGCTGCAGCTGCGGCGCAATGCGGCGGGCGCGCCACTCGATCCGGTCACCGCGCTGCGCGAGCTGCTGCACGATGCGGAAGAAGGCCTGCTGGGCTTCGATTGCATCTCCGTGCTGAAGCCCTTCCTGGGTACCGCGTTCCGCGACCTGACGCAACGGCTGGAACAAGCCGTCTTCCTGCGCTATGGCCTGCCGGCGTGGACAAGTGCCGCCTACCTGGCCCACAAGCGTGCCGACCGCCTTGCGGCCGCGAGCGAGGCCGTGCACGCCGTTGGCTGGTCACCGGACGAAGTGCGTCGCACGCTGAAGATCCGCATGCGGCCGCTGGTGGACGACCCACTGCACCCGTTGTATGGCGGCACGCCATGGGAACCCTGGCCGCCCACACTGGCAGCGGAACGGTTCCTGGAAGAATTGCTGAGGTTGAAACAAAGCATCACTTGA
- a CDS encoding methyl-accepting chemotaxis protein — MTNTTTFNLRNWSVGARITATTFGLLSITLAALIAIISASTTRMLEERSIVAVQQDTVGVKNMVELFNTAVTSEVNAFARVLAAEFKGEFSLDPATTVDVGGRSTPALKFGGAVLNNDFTIPDRFTASTGGGATVFVASGDDFIRVSTTTKKEDGSRAVGTALDHKHPGYAVLRSGQSYTGQATLFGKQFITRYDPIRDAAGTVVGVLYVGVDVSKEMATLKERIKSIKVGTTGYFYVLDSTPGPNYGKLVVHPKREGDVILDSKDSDGRPFIREILEKKEGLITYPWLNPDETSPREKIVAYSTFKDWNWVIAGGAYREEITAEATRLRNWYIAAGVAALLGFSAVMFFGVRRYITQPLRQVEQAATQIAAGDLTVQLDVDGEDEIARMTRAMNSISANLSAVVGQVRSGADQIAHASGEIASGNQDLSNRTEQQAGNLEETASSMEELTATVRQNAENARQANQLAQSASDVAARGGAVVSQVVDTMGSIDASARKIVDIIGVIDGIAFQTNILALNAAVEAARAGEQGRGFAVVAGEVRTLAQRSAAAAHEIKALIGNSVGQVEAGSKLVEQAGATMQEVVDSVRRVTNIMAEIRTASDEQSAGIEQVNTAITHMDQVTQQNAALVEEAAAAAATMQEEAAGLARIVRQFRLDETRAKKTRVGDAGEGIQIGRDLKERSHLLMAK; from the coding sequence ATGACAAATACCACCACATTCAATTTGCGCAACTGGAGCGTCGGCGCGCGTATCACGGCGACGACGTTCGGCCTGCTCTCGATCACGCTTGCGGCCCTGATCGCCATCATCAGCGCGAGCACGACAAGGATGCTGGAAGAGCGTTCCATCGTCGCCGTGCAGCAGGACACAGTGGGTGTGAAGAACATGGTGGAACTGTTCAATACCGCCGTCACCAGCGAGGTCAATGCCTTTGCGAGAGTGCTGGCGGCCGAATTCAAGGGCGAATTCTCACTGGATCCGGCAACCACCGTCGACGTTGGCGGCCGCAGCACGCCAGCGCTGAAATTCGGCGGCGCGGTGCTGAACAATGATTTCACGATTCCCGACCGCTTTACCGCGTCGACCGGCGGCGGCGCCACGGTCTTCGTCGCGTCCGGCGACGACTTCATCCGCGTGTCGACGACTACCAAGAAGGAAGACGGCAGCCGCGCGGTCGGCACGGCCCTCGATCACAAGCACCCGGGCTATGCCGTGCTGCGTTCCGGCCAGAGCTACACCGGCCAGGCCACGCTGTTCGGCAAGCAGTTCATCACCCGCTACGACCCCATCCGCGATGCCGCCGGCACCGTGGTGGGCGTGCTGTACGTGGGCGTCGACGTGTCGAAGGAAATGGCCACGCTGAAGGAGCGGATCAAGTCGATCAAGGTGGGCACCACCGGCTATTTCTATGTGCTCGATTCCACGCCCGGCCCCAACTACGGCAAGCTGGTCGTGCACCCCAAGCGCGAAGGCGACGTCATCCTCGACTCGAAGGATTCGGACGGACGCCCGTTCATCCGCGAGATCCTGGAGAAGAAGGAAGGCCTGATCACCTACCCGTGGCTGAACCCGGACGAGACGTCGCCGCGTGAAAAGATCGTGGCGTATTCCACCTTCAAGGACTGGAACTGGGTGATCGCCGGCGGTGCGTATCGCGAGGAAATCACGGCCGAGGCAACCCGGCTGCGCAACTGGTACATCGCGGCCGGCGTGGCCGCATTGCTGGGCTTTTCGGCGGTGATGTTCTTTGGCGTGCGCCGCTACATCACGCAGCCGCTGCGCCAGGTCGAACAGGCCGCCACGCAGATCGCCGCCGGTGACCTGACCGTGCAACTGGACGTCGATGGCGAGGACGAGATCGCCCGCATGACGCGCGCGATGAACAGCATCAGTGCCAACCTGTCCGCCGTGGTGGGCCAGGTGCGCTCGGGCGCGGACCAGATCGCCCATGCCTCCGGCGAGATCGCCAGCGGCAACCAGGACTTGTCGAACCGTACCGAGCAGCAGGCAGGCAACCTCGAGGAGACTGCCAGCTCGATGGAAGAACTGACCGCCACCGTGCGCCAGAATGCGGAAAACGCGCGCCAGGCCAACCAGCTGGCGCAAAGCGCTTCCGACGTGGCGGCGCGTGGCGGTGCCGTGGTATCGCAGGTGGTCGACACGATGGGTTCGATCGATGCGTCGGCGCGCAAGATCGTCGACATCATCGGCGTCATCGACGGTATCGCCTTCCAGACCAATATCCTGGCGCTGAATGCGGCCGTGGAAGCAGCGCGCGCCGGCGAGCAGGGCCGCGGGTTCGCCGTCGTGGCCGGCGAAGTGCGCACGCTGGCACAACGCAGCGCGGCCGCCGCGCACGAGATCAAGGCCTTGATCGGCAATTCGGTCGGCCAGGTGGAAGCGGGCAGCAAGCTCGTCGAACAGGCCGGCGCCACGATGCAGGAAGTGGTCGACAGCGTGCGCCGCGTCACCAACATCATGGCCGAGATCCGCACCGCCAGCGACGAACAGTCGGCCGGCATCGAGCAGGTCAACACGGCGATCACCCACATGGACCAGGTGACGCAGCAGAACGCCGCGCTGGTCGAGGAAGCCGCGGCGGCGGCCGCCACCATGCAGGAAGAAGCGGCGGGCCTGGCGCGCATCGTGCGCCAGTTCAGGCTCGACGAAACGCGGGCAAAAAAAACCCGCGTCGGCGACGCGGGTGAAGGGATTCAAATCGGGAGAGATTTGAAAGAGCGAAGCCATCTTCTCATGGCGAAATGA
- a CDS encoding chromate transporter, with protein sequence MTDAPNRPRSLTELFIAFTVLALQGFGGVLPVVQREIVERRRWMTHDEFIEEWAVAQTMPGPNVCNLSLVIGSRFFGLRGAAVALLGLLLVPALVVLTLGSIYSHYSDHPRVAGALRGMAAVAAGMIVATGIKLAATLRKHPLPLAVTLSLAALGVIGLVVLRVPMLAALLVLGGTGCVLTWHRLKP encoded by the coding sequence ATGACCGATGCACCGAACCGCCCCCGCTCCCTGACCGAACTGTTCATTGCTTTCACCGTACTGGCCTTGCAGGGCTTCGGCGGCGTGCTGCCCGTGGTGCAGCGCGAAATCGTCGAACGACGGCGCTGGATGACACACGATGAGTTCATCGAGGAATGGGCCGTCGCCCAGACCATGCCCGGGCCCAACGTGTGCAACCTGTCGCTGGTCATCGGCAGCCGCTTCTTCGGCTTGCGCGGCGCCGCCGTTGCCCTGCTGGGCCTGCTGTTGGTGCCGGCGCTGGTGGTGCTGACGCTCGGCTCGATCTATTCCCATTATTCGGACCACCCCCGTGTGGCCGGCGCACTGCGCGGCATGGCCGCGGTGGCCGCGGGCATGATCGTCGCCACCGGCATCAAGCTGGCGGCCACGCTGCGCAAGCACCCGCTGCCGCTGGCCGTCACGCTGTCGCTGGCCGCGCTGGGTGTCATCGGCCTCGTCGTGTTGCGCGTGCCCATGCTGGCCGCCCTGCTGGTGCTGGGCGGCACCGGCTGCGTGCTTACCTGGCACAGGCTCAAGCCATGA